From Cannabis sativa cultivar Pink pepper isolate KNU-18-1 chromosome 8, ASM2916894v1, whole genome shotgun sequence, a single genomic window includes:
- the LOC115713683 gene encoding protein FAR1-RELATED SEQUENCE 5-like, whose protein sequence is MVKTRSSTSPSASSKAMNLKNKSKETMSEGSNSGESDLSSKRKRNNAGSKKGKSADRPLKKMKQVVEEDDVEYDNDDLEIRVPDSIKNHHFSGIMNIDTNNEEQHSNNQRNEENQEATNDYAVKIMQIHSNIPDDEIPKVSMEFETEEQAYNFYNVYAYKVGFSIRRSKSHKDNENGKIKNRTFCCSCEGFREKDKQNDNVKCHRATTRFGCLARMKIKLHQFGKYQVIEFNAEHTHVTSSPNMSHLHRSQRRITPAQASEIEMAENSGIAPKASMELMIRRAGGHENLGFILDDCRNYIRTKRTIQMRAGDTGGVLEYLQKKKSKDPNFYYALQADEDDLLTNIFWADARMKESYYNFGDVVSFDTTYRKNHDCRPFAMFVGVNHHKQTTIFGAALLYDETTETFMWLFDTFVEAMSGKKPKTILTDQDAAMAKALRSQWPETYHRLCIWHMYQNAAKHLSSVFERFREFAHDFGNCIYEYDEECEFIEAWGNMLGKYNLENNDWLAQQFKVKEKWALVYGRDTFCANMTTTQRSESMNNVLKKYVSYQHTMLRFLEHFERLIDDRRYEELKADFRVSQRNLAPSLPIEILNHAANVYTPAVLRMFEVEFSKAYSCAMELITELGVMREYKLTPNGKSFHHTVKYDSSINTTLCSCKKFEFAGILCSHILKVFSFHNIVKIPSQYILKRWTKHAKMGVTSSTFEIKQGDDPKTCLALRYQDLSRSYTHIVTRASVIEKAYKLARDGFKRISDDVDACLEEDTVGRKEENCTDDRINTTIKGIKINNKRIRGSSSTRPKNALEKMRKKTKVSKKTVSTKQASQVFHNNDQVNNIYATLSTRFFIPDYII, encoded by the exons ATGGTGAAAACACGTTCGTCTACTTCTCCATCTGCGTCATCCAAGGCGATGAATCTGAAGAACAAATCAAAAGAAACAATGTCTGAGGGTAGTAATAGTGGAGAGTCTGATCTTTCTTCGAAGAGGAAGAGGAATAATGCTGGGTCTAAGAAGGGGAAATCTGCAGATCGTCCTTTGAAAAAGATGAAGCAGGTGGTTGAAGAAGACGATGTTGAATATGATAATGACGATTTGGAGATTCGAGTTCCAGATAGTATTaag AACCAtcatttttctgg gATTATGAATATTGATACAAATAATGAGGAACAACACTCCAACAATCAAAGGAATGAAGAAAATCAAGAAGCTACAAATGATTACGCTGTAAAAATAATGCAAATTCATTCCAACATTCCTGATGATGAGATACCAAAGGTTAGTATGGAATTTGAAACTGAAGAACAagcttataatttttataatgttTATGCTTATAAAGTTGGTTTTAGCATACGGAGAAGCAAAAGTCATAAGGATAatgaaaatggaaaaataaaaaatagaacttTTTGTTGCTCATGTGAAGGCTTTCGTGAGAAAGATAAACAGAATGATAATGTGAAATGTCATCGTGCTACAACAAGATTTGGTTGTTTGGCGAGGATGAAGATAAAACTTCATCAATTTGGAAAATATCAAGTTATTGAATTTAATGCAGAGCATACACATGTGACTTCAAGCCCTAATATGAGTCACTTACATAGGTCACAAAGAAGAATAACCCCTGCTCAAGCATCTGAAATTGAAATGGCTGAGAATTCAGGAATTGCTCCTAAAGCCAGTATGGAACTAATGATTAGGCGAGCCGGCGGACACGAAAATCTTGGATTTATTTTGGATGATTGCCGAAATTACATACGCACCAAAAGAACAATTCAAATGCGTGCAGGAGATACAGGTGGTgttcttgaatatcttcaaaaGAAGAAGTCAAAAGATCCTAATTTTTATTATGCATTGCAAGCGGATGAAGATGATTTGTTAACAAATATATTTTGGGCGGATGCACGAATGAAGGAATCATATTATAACTTTGGTGATGTTGTTAGCTTTGACACAACCTACAGAAAAAATCATGATTGTCGACCTTTTGCTATGTTTGTTGGGGTAAATCATCATAAACAAACCACTATATTTGGTGCTGCATTGTTATATGATGAAACTACTGAAACATTTATGTGGTTATTTGACACATTTGTAGAAGCTATGTCAGGGAAAAAACCAAAAACTATTCTTACTGATCAAGATGCGGCAATGGCAAAAGCATTAAGATCCCAATGGCCAGAAACGTATCACCGTTTATGTATCTGGCATATGTATCAGAATGCAGCTAAACACTTGAGTAGTGTTTTTGAAAGATTTCGTGAATTTGCTCATGATTTTGGAAATTGCATATATGAGTATGATGAAGAATGTGAATTCATTGAGGCTTGGGGAAACATGCTTGGGAAATATAATCTTGAAAATAATGATTGGTTGGCACAACAGTTCAAGGTTAAGGAGAAATGGGCTTTAGTATATGGAAGAGATACTTTTTGTGCAAATATGACCACTACACAGCGAAGTGAAAGCATGAATAATGTACTTAAAAAGTATGTCAGCTATCAACACACTATGTTGCGTTTTTTAGAGCATTTTGAGAGGTTGATTGATGATCGACGTTATGAAGAGTTAAAAGCCGACTTTAGAGTAAGTCAACGTAATTTGGCACCATCACTTCCAATTGAAATTTTGAATCATGCAGCGAATGTGTATACCCCTGCAGTGTTGAGAATGTTTGAGGTTGAGTTTTCAAAGGCTTATAGTTGTGCTATGGAACTTATTACCGAGTTAGGAGTTATGAGAGAATATAAGCTTACTCCGAATGGTAAGTCTTTTCACCACACAGTTAAATATGATTCATCGATTAATACAACATTATGTAGTTGCAAGAAGTTTGAGTTTGCAGGAATATTATGCTCACATATTCTTAAAGTCTTTTCCTTTCATAATATTGTGAAAATACCTTctcaatacattttaaagaggTGGACAAAGCATGCGAAGATGGGAGTTACAAGTAGTACCTTTGAGATTAAACAGGGAGATGATCCTAAAACATGTTTGGCATTACGTTATCAAGATTTGTCAAGATCCTATACTCATATTGTAACAAGAGCATCAGTAATTGAAAAAGCCTATAAACTTGCTAGAGATGGTTTTAAACGAATTTCAGATGATGTGGATGCTTGTTTGGAAGAAGATACTGTTGGAAGAAAAGAGGAGAATTGTACCGACGACAGAATCAATACAACAATAAAaggtataaaaataaataataagagaaTTCGTGGTAGTTCTTCTACACGTCCAAAAAATGCTCTTGAGAAGATGCGTAAAAAAACTAAAGTTTCTAAAAAAACCGTCTCTACAAAACAg GCTTCACAAGTCTTTCACAACAATGATCAAGTCAATAATATATATGCCACTTTGTCAACCAGATTTTTCATTCCCGACTACATCATATAA